Below is a genomic region from Actinoallomurus bryophytorum.
GCGGACGTGGACGGGCTGCGTGAGTGGATCGGCGCCGAGCAGATCGTGGTCGCGGGCGGCTCGTACGGCGGGTTCATCGCCATGGAGTACGCGATCGCCTACCCGGACCGGGTGCGGGCGATGATCCTGCGGGACACCTCACCGGACCGCACCAACCTCGAGCTCGCGCACGAGAACGCGCGCAAGCAGACCCGCGTGAAGCTGAACTGGGAGAACTACGACCGCTACTGGTCCGGCCACATCCGCGACGACGAGGACCTCAAGGCACGCTGGGCCGAGCTGATCCCGCTGTACGACTTCGAGTACGACGAGGAGAAGGCGAAGGCGCGTGTCGAGGCCGGCATCTACCGCCACGAGGCGCACAACTGGTGCTTCCAGCACAACGCGCCGGTCTACGACGTCAAGCCGCAGCTCCCGTCGGTCACCTGCCCCACGCTCGTCACCGTCGGCCGTACGGACTGGGTGACGCCCGTGTCGTCGTCGGAGACGATCGCCTCGCTCATCCCGAACTCCAAGCTGGTCGTCTTCGAGAAGTCCGGGCACTCGCCGCAGACCGAGGAGGCATCGTTGTTCCAGCAGACGATGCGCGACTTCCTCGCCGAGGCGCTGCCGGAGCTGGGAGCCGCGCGATGACGGAACGCCGGACGCTGAGCGTTCCCGGGCTCGACATCCCCTACTTCGAGATCCAGGGCCGCGGCGACGGGCCGCGGCTCACGGTGGTGGCCGGCGTGCACGGCACGGAGTACACCTCGATCGCCGCGCTGCGGGAGTTCGTCCGCGACGTGGACCCGGACGAGGTGTCGGGGGCGATCACCGTCGTGCCGGTGGTGAACGTGCCCGCGTTCTGGGCCCGGTCGCCCTTCGTGGTCCCGGTGGACGGCGAGAACCTGAACCGCGCCTTCCCCGGCGACGCGGGCGGCGGCTTCACCGAGGTGCTCGCCCACCACGTGTTCACCTCGTTCGTGCTCGGCGCGGACTACCTGGTCGACCTGCACGCCGGCGACCTGCCCGAGGCGCTGGAGCCGTTCACGATCTTCGAGGAGTCGCCGGTCGAGGCGGCCTCCCGCGCCCTCGCACTGGCCTACGGCGCGGGCCACATGGTCCGGCAGGCCGCGACGGCACGTACGGTCGCGGGCAGCACCTGCGCCGCCGCGGCCGACGCCGGGATCCCGGCGATCATCGCGGAGTCCGGGCAGAACGGCTTGGTCGACCGGGCCGCGGTGGACCAGCACCTGGCCGGTCTCACCAACATCGCCAGGACCATCGGCGTGCTCGCCGGTGATCCGGCGCCGATGCCGGAGCCACGCTTCCACGAGGGCTGGCACTGGCTGCGCACCGACCGCGCAGGCTGGTGGCAGCCGGCCGTGAGGACGGGGGAGGCGGTACGGGCGGGCGCGCTCCTCGGCACGATGAGCGATGTCTGGGGCGAGGTGTTCGCCGAGGTGACCGCGCCCGACGCCGGTACGCCGCTGTTCCTGACCACCAGCCCCGCGGTCCCGGCCGACGGCCTGCTCCTCGGCCTCGCCCGCGACTGAGCGGTCGCCGCCCGTGGTCGCGGCCGGTGGTCGTGGCCCGGTGGTCGTGGCCCGTGGTCGTGGCCGGTGGGATGCTGGCCGCGTCGTTGCCGGCGATCGGATTGGCCCAGCATGATCACTCTTGACCCGCAGTCGTCGACGCCGCCGTACGAGCAGATCCGCGCGCAGATCTCCGCGCGGGTGCACGATGGGGAACTGCCCACCGGCACCCGGCTGCCCACCGTACGGCGGCTGGCCGACGACCTCGGACTCGCCGCGAACACCGTGGCCCGCGCCTACCGCGAACTCGAGCAGGACGGCGTCGTGGCGACGAGAGGACGCAACGGCACCGTGGTCGCGGGCACCGCCGACGTCACCACCCGCCTGGCCGAAGAGGCGGCGATGGAGTTCGCGGCACGGGTGAAACGCCTCCGCGTCGGCTCCGAGGAGGCCCTGGGGATGGTACGGCGAGCGCTCGACGGCCCGGTGCCCTAGTAGATGTTGCTCACGGCAGGCGCAGCGCGCGCAGGACGGTGTCGTGGGTGTGGTGTGTGCCGGCGGGGGCCGGGGCGGTGCGGGGGCGGGTCTCCTTGACCAGGACGTTCCAGGTGGGATCGAGGAGTTCGGCGATGTCGTCGGGCTGGTAGTAGTCGGCGGGGTCGAAGTCCTCCTCCTGGCGCGGGGCCAGATCCGAGAGGGCGTGGGTGGCGAAGAGCAGCGTGCCGCCGGGGGCGACGGCGTCCAGCAGGCCGCGCAGCGCCGCGTGGCCTGACCGGCGACGGAGCGGGAAGTACTGGATGGACACCAGGTCGAAGGCGTCCGCCGGGGGCGGCGTGGTGATGAGGTCGGCCCGTGCCCACGACACGCGGTCCTTGACTTCGGTGGCAGCGGCGGCGGCACGTCGCAGGGCGGTCTCGGAGACGTCGACCGCGGTGACCTGCCAGCCGCGCCGAGCCAGCCAGAGTGCGTCGGCGCCTTCGCCGCATCCGGCGTCGAGCGCCCTGCCCGGTGGCAGGTCGATGGTCTCGCCGACGAGCACTCCGTTGGGGTCACCGCTGAACACCTGGTCGCGGCTGCGATACATCTCGTCCCAGCGTCGGACGTCCATGGCGGGATTCCGGGTCATCGTGACCACCTCCGACGCCAAGGTGCACCTGCGTCACCAATCGCGCAAAGTCCTTTGCGGAAAATGCAAAACGCGGGCACGGTGAACGTATGAGTGACGACCTCGACGCGGTGCTGGCCGCGGTCGGGCCCCGGCTGCGCGAGTTGCGCCGTCGCCGCGGCGTCACCCTGACCGTCCTGTCGGAGACCACCGGCATTCCGATCAGCACGCTGTCCCGGCTGGAGTCCGGGCACCGCAAACCGGGGCTCGAACTCCTCCTGCCCCTGGCCAGGGCCTATCGCGTCCCGGTCGAGGAGCTGATCGGCGCTCCGGCCGATCTCGATCCCCGGGTGTATCCGCAGCCGTTCACCCGGAACGGCATGACCGTGGTGCCGCTGACGCGCAAACCCGGCGGACTGCAGGCGTTCAAGCACATCCTGCCCGCCGGCTTGACCGACGGTCGCGGACCCGACCCCCGCTCACACGAGGGCTACCACTGGCTGTACGTCCTGAGCGGACGCCTGCGCGTCGTACTCGGCGACAAGGACTTCATCCTCACCGAGGGCGAAGTCGCCGAATTCGACACCCACCTCCCGCACTGGTTCGGCAACGCCGACGAACACCCCGTGGAATTCCTCAGCATCCTCGGCCCCCAGGGCGAACGCGTCCACATCAAAGCCCGCTACCGGCGCCGAGCGGCCGGCATCGAGGCGTCCGCCACATGATCACGGCTTGCTCTAGGGGGTTCCTCGTCTTTCGGGGTGAAGGCTTCGAGGGCCTCGAGGTCGCCGTACCGGTGGAGCACGTACTCGTCGGCCCACGCGGCCGCGCGGTGCCAGGGGCCGCGTGCGAGCCGGCGGGCGGCGGCCTCCGTGTCGTAGGAGGTGCGCCGTAGTTCGACACCCGGGCCGAGCAGTGCCCATGCGGCGCCGTCGTGTCCGTACGGCATGCCCACGCTGCCCGGGTTGACGATCCGCCGTCGGTCGAAGAGCCGGTCGAAGGGCATGTGGGTATGGCCGAGCACCACCGCGTCGGCGGTGACCCCCTCCAGGACCGCCGCGTAGCGGGCAGGAGGGCTGTCGACCAGCAGCATCTCGTCGTC
It encodes:
- a CDS encoding alpha/beta fold hydrolase — translated: MFVEINGARLNVEVLGEEGAPVLIAHHGGGGIGSLAEPKSTFGPLSDLFRVVVFDSRGCGLSEGVPPYSHAQWAADVDGLREWIGAEQIVVAGGSYGGFIAMEYAIAYPDRVRAMILRDTSPDRTNLELAHENARKQTRVKLNWENYDRYWSGHIRDDEDLKARWAELIPLYDFEYDEEKAKARVEAGIYRHEAHNWCFQHNAPVYDVKPQLPSVTCPTLVTVGRTDWVTPVSSSETIASLIPNSKLVVFEKSGHSPQTEEASLFQQTMRDFLAEALPELGAAR
- a CDS encoding succinylglutamate desuccinylase/aspartoacylase family protein, which codes for MTERRTLSVPGLDIPYFEIQGRGDGPRLTVVAGVHGTEYTSIAALREFVRDVDPDEVSGAITVVPVVNVPAFWARSPFVVPVDGENLNRAFPGDAGGGFTEVLAHHVFTSFVLGADYLVDLHAGDLPEALEPFTIFEESPVEAASRALALAYGAGHMVRQAATARTVAGSTCAAAADAGIPAIIAESGQNGLVDRAAVDQHLAGLTNIARTIGVLAGDPAPMPEPRFHEGWHWLRTDRAGWWQPAVRTGEAVRAGALLGTMSDVWGEVFAEVTAPDAGTPLFLTTSPAVPADGLLLGLARD
- a CDS encoding GntR family transcriptional regulator, giving the protein MITLDPQSSTPPYEQIRAQISARVHDGELPTGTRLPTVRRLADDLGLAANTVARAYRELEQDGVVATRGRNGTVVAGTADVTTRLAEEAAMEFAARVKRLRVGSEEALGMVRRALDGPVP
- a CDS encoding class I SAM-dependent methyltransferase encodes the protein MDVRRWDEMYRSRDQVFSGDPNGVLVGETIDLPPGRALDAGCGEGADALWLARRGWQVTAVDVSETALRRAAAAATEVKDRVSWARADLITTPPPADAFDLVSIQYFPLRRRSGHAALRGLLDAVAPGGTLLFATHALSDLAPRQEEDFDPADYYQPDDIAELLDPTWNVLVKETRPRTAPAPAGTHHTHDTVLRALRLP
- a CDS encoding helix-turn-helix domain-containing protein; amino-acid sequence: MSDDLDAVLAAVGPRLRELRRRRGVTLTVLSETTGIPISTLSRLESGHRKPGLELLLPLARAYRVPVEELIGAPADLDPRVYPQPFTRNGMTVVPLTRKPGGLQAFKHILPAGLTDGRGPDPRSHEGYHWLYVLSGRLRVVLGDKDFILTEGEVAEFDTHLPHWFGNADEHPVEFLSILGPQGERVHIKARYRRRAAGIEASAT
- a CDS encoding metallophosphoesterase family protein; this encodes MRVAVLADVHGNLPALEAVLDEVERLSVDRIVLNGDIAGGPLPGETLARLAELGERAVWVHGNGEREMVAGFDEVSDPTAHEDSLEQGRLLGPAERALIADLPLTVTLEIDGLGSVLFCHATPRRDDEMLLVDSPPARYAAVLEGVTADAVVLGHTHMPFDRLFDRRRIVNPGSVGMPYGHDGAAWALLGPGVELRRTSYDTEAAARRLARGPWHRAAAWADEYVLHRYGDLEALEAFTPKDEEPPRASRDHVADASMPAARRR